GACACTGCTCAGGATGATCGCCGGGCTGGAACAGCCGGACGGAGGAGAAATCTATGCGGAAGACCGGTGTATCTACTCCATGAACAAAAGGATTGACGTGCCGGCGCACAAACGCAACTTCGGGATGGTATTTCAGGATTTTGCCCTCTGGCCGCATATGACGGTATACGAGAATGTTGCCTTCGGATTAAAAGCGGCCAAGCTTAAGGCGGATCTCAGACAAAAAGTAACCGAAGCGCTGGCCATGGTCCGCTTAGAGGGGATGGAGGAACGTTATCCGCATCAGCTGTCCGGTGGACAACAGCAGCGGGTTGCATTTGCCAGAGCAGTAGCCATTCGTCCGGCACTGGTATTGTTCGATGAGCCTCTAAGTGCGCTGGATGCGGTGCTTAGGGAGGAAATGCGGATCGAAATGATGTCGCTTGTGAAGGATATGGGGCTGACTGCCCTTTATGTCACACACGATCAGGTGGAAGCCATGTCGATGTCGGATGAAATTGTGGTCATGCGGAAGGGAGAAGTCCTGCAACGTGGAACCCCGGAGATGATATATGAAACACCTAGCCATCCCTTTGTGGCTTCGTTTATCGGCAAGCCCAATTGGCTGACGGTGGATCATTCCATGGTGAGACCAGAGCATGTGACCTGGAGCAGGACAAGCACGGAGGATGTATGCTATCAGGCAACCGTGCTAAGCGTGAGCTATGTAGGCGAGCGATACGAAATTCGCTTGCAGGTGGAGGGCTTGGACAAGTGGACCGCTTACCTGGACAAGAGGGTGTCTGTCGGAGAACGCGTAGATCTGTATGTGTCTCCACATAAGGTCTGTCGGATGGGTGAAGGAACAAGTCCTGATAAGAATACAGACATGCATCAAAATACAGCAAAACGCACGCCTGCTGCTGCAGGCTAAGATGAAGAGGAGTTGGGGAGAAATGAGTCAATTGAAGTTACGGAGAAAAAGCGCGATGCTGTTGCTGGTATCTGTCATGAGCCTAAGTCTGTTTGGATGCGGCAGTGCCCCAAATGGGGATTCCGTTACTATGCCGGCACAGGATACAGGCAAATCATCTGCATCGGGGAGTACGCAAGTCGGAGGCAAGCTCGTTCTATACAGCGCAGGTCCTCAAAAGCTTGCCGACAATATTGTGAGCGGTTTTGAAGCCAAGACCGGCGTGAAGGTAGAGATGTTCCAAGGCACAACGGGCAAAATTTTGGCACGGATGGAAGCGGAAAAATCGAATCCGGTTGCGGATGTTGTCATTCTTGCATCTCTCCCCTCCGCACAGGCGCTGAAGGCGGATGGTCTGACATTGCCTTATCCTGAAGCCGCGAATGCGGACAAGCTGAATAAGGATTGGTCCGACGCCGAAGGAAACTATTTCAGCACTAGCGCATCGGCACTGGGGATTGTATACAACACCAATCTGGTCACTGCGCCGCCTCAAAGCTGGGCTGACTTGGGCTTGCCGGAGTGGAAGGATGCGGTCAATATTCCGGATCCGACGCTGTCGGGATCGGCGCTGGATTTTATCACGGGTTATTTGAGTGTGAAGGGCGACGCAGGCTGGA
This Paenibacillus sp. JZ16 DNA region includes the following protein-coding sequences:
- a CDS encoding ABC transporter ATP-binding protein, whose amino-acid sequence is MDIEIRGIQKSFQGTPALLPTDLKLRHGQFTTLLGPSGCGKTTLLRMIAGLEQPDGGEIYAEDRCIYSMNKRIDVPAHKRNFGMVFQDFALWPHMTVYENVAFGLKAAKLKADLRQKVTEALAMVRLEGMEERYPHQLSGGQQQRVAFARAVAIRPALVLFDEPLSALDAVLREEMRIEMMSLVKDMGLTALYVTHDQVEAMSMSDEIVVMRKGEVLQRGTPEMIYETPSHPFVASFIGKPNWLTVDHSMVRPEHVTWSRTSTEDVCYQATVLSVSYVGERYEIRLQVEGLDKWTAYLDKRVSVGERVDLYVSPHKVCRMGEGTSPDKNTDMHQNTAKRTPAAAG
- a CDS encoding ABC transporter substrate-binding protein, yielding MSQLKLRRKSAMLLLVSVMSLSLFGCGSAPNGDSVTMPAQDTGKSSASGSTQVGGKLVLYSAGPQKLADNIVSGFEAKTGVKVEMFQGTTGKILARMEAEKSNPVADVVILASLPSAQALKADGLTLPYPEAANADKLNKDWSDAEGNYFSTSASALGIVYNTNLVTAPPQSWADLGLPEWKDAVNIPDPTLSGSALDFITGYLSVKGDAGWKLFEDYKANGTAMAGANQEALDPVITGAKSLVAAGVDYMAYSAKAKGEPLDIVYPEEGTVVSPRPAAILKSSPNVDNAKAFIDYLLSDEAQKLVADAYLIPGREDVEAEGRTNLKDIPVFKVDWAWMNEHGDETAARFSEVFK